The following is a genomic window from Leptospira dzoumogneensis.
GGCACCGATCTGTTTTACGATCTCTTTTGCATTTCTGGAAGAAGAGTCCGCAAGTTTACTCACTTCCTCCGCGACCACAGAGAATCCTTTTCCTGCTTCTCCGGCTCTTGCCGCTTCGATAGCTGCATTCAAAGAAAGTAAATTTGTTTTTCCTGCAAGATCCTGGATCACTCCTAAGATCTTACTTACCTCTTGGACCGTGCCCTTAAATTGAGAGAATACATCCAATGCAACTCGGACTGTGCCCTCCCCTTCTATCGCTGTGGCTGCTGAACCTTCTCCCAAACTTCGAGCGAATGAAACTGCTTCGAAGACTCGGACCATTTGGTCTTTCCATTTGTCAATAGAAGTAGAAGTGTCGTCTCCGAATTCGTCCTGTTGTTCCGCCATCTTTGCGATGGATTCTATGCTTGCCCCCATCTGTTCCAGGGTGGCAGATGTTTCTTCTACCATGCTTGCCAGATCGCGGCTGCTATCTTCGTTTGCTCTGGCTACATCTTCCACATCTATTAAGGATTTGCGAAGTTCTTCTGCGACTGTTTCCGAACTATGCAAAATTTCTTTCGCTGAAGTATAATTTCGAATGGCTCTCTCTTCTGCGTTTTGCGCTTCTTCTACCAATCTTCTTACGAACTTGGTTGCATAAGAAATAGTGACACCGAATGCGAATAAGAACACTCCCATTAAGATCACCAGAGGAGATCTTAAGCGGATCATTCCGTCATAACCCATGGTGAGAAGTTGAGGGTTCAGAATGGTAAGAGCGATTGCCATCGCAGTGAATTGAACCGCAAGAACCGTAGAAGTGATAAAAGTAAATCTAGGATTGAACCTAAAAATGGTCCCTGCTAAAATTAAAAAATAGATCCCATAGTTCGCAGGGCTCAAGATCCCATTCGGTTTCCATTGGTCCTCCGTTCCGAAGTATCCCGCCTGCACGATCGCATAACCTATAAATTCCATGAACACTGTGGCGTATTTCAACCAAGGTCTGTAACCGAAAAACTTCATTACAAAAATGGAAAAGAAAATGATGAAGGAATATGCTACGATCCCGCCAATATAATAACCTAAAACCGCTTGGATCCCGCTTCTCCAAACCAATCCGAACGCGGTCCCGAAAATAAAAACTATGGTCAAAAAAATCCGCAGATAGTTTGCGGCGACTTCACCTTGGCGTTCTAATTCCAAATTTCTATTCATTATTCCTCGGTTAGGCGGTTTTAGTTTTAGGCCCAAAATCGCTTCAAATCGACCGAGTGTCAAGCAGGGATATTACGCAGATCTAAATTAGAAGAATTAAAAGTCGATCGGGATCATCAAAGCAAGTTCCAGCGTGCTCATGTGGATCGTATATCCTGAATCTTTGAACAATGGTCCATGCCAACTCAACCTGGCTTTTACAAAGCCGAATTTAGGAGTTTCTACATAGATCATATAAGCGAAAACTTGTTTGTCCTTTGCATTTATGCTGGTCCTAGACAATGCGCTCAAGGCCAATAATTCGAGAGGACTATACTTATCCTGCAAATTCGCATAAACTAAAAGTGATATTATATCCGTAGAAAAATGGGTACCTTGGCTTGCGAGATAAGCTCCCATTAATTCTAAATTATTCCCTTGGCTTAAATTTACTAAAAGATAATTGAATATCGGATCCCCTCTTCTCAGATCCACCAATCCGGAACTCAATTGTATAAAACTTAATGTGTTCAGAAAAGTATCCCTATCACCCATTGCTCCATACAATTTTCCGATCGTTTGCCCGGGATCCCTAAAGTCCACATTCCCTCTCATTCTCATGTCAGCTAATCCGAAACCGAAACCCATACGAAATCCGTCCACTTCCGGATTTCCCCAGTAGAATGTGGGTATTATATAATTATAATCTACTTTAACATTGGTTCCCAGATCCGCAGTAACCGTATTTTTATCGTTCTTGCCGGAACTGCTACCACTGCTGCTTGAAGAAGAGGAACTCGAACCGGAGGAAGAACCGGTATCCGGAGCAGGCACGGAATAAACTTGTTTATCGAATTCTTTTCTGGCGGAATGAAATAGAAATTGAAATCCGAACGCTTCGTTTATCTTATAATCCTTACTTCTAATATCAAAAAAGAAATTCGGCTTTTGAGATTCCGTAGTCATTGCGGCAGATGCTCCTCTACCGCTAATATCCAGATCGGAAATAAAATCGTAACTTCCTCCAGGTTGTATGGAGAAAAATTTTGCCTTAGGACTTTTAGGAATACCTAAGTCTCTGTCGAATTTGTTTGCCTTTTGTCCGGAATCATAATGATCTTTGATCTCTTTTAAAACATCTTCATCCAGATCTGCCTTTGCAGGAGAAGCGAAATTAGAGATCGGAAACAGAACGAGTAATAAAAGTAAGAAATATAATTTTGTCTGGATGTTTCGCTTCATGTAATATAAAGAAGAATATTGCTTTTCTCAATTCGATCTGAGTCAACTAACAAAACGAATTGAATAAGTAATGCTATCATTTAAGATGGAACCAATGGACTGGAGACTTAGATCCTTACTTTTACTAAACATATCCCTCTTATACTTAAATTGTCTAAAAACATTTCCTGTATTGGAAGAACCGGTTCCTGGAGAGGAAGGTTTAGTCGCCTTCGGACTAATTGTCGCCAAGATTGATATCTCAAATGGGATAATTTCGGGCTTAGAAGAATCCGTTCCGAAAGATACACATATCTCCTCTGCTTTAGGTAACACTCTGCGGATCAATTTAGAAGATCCGGGTAAAGAAATGAAAGGAAATGGAAATTACAGATTTTCATGGGTCCAAAAATTACAGTTGGGAAAATCAGAAGAAGGAGTCCCTAAATATTTTGTAGTTACCCGCCTTCCACAAAATCAATCTTTAGTTATAGATAGCGCTTCTTATACTTATACAACCACTCACACTTACACGACTGTAAATAAATACGGACATTTACAAACGCATACGTATACCGCGGTTCACTCCAATTCAGTTCCGATAGAGTATGATCCATTAGAAAAATCTAAATTTTCTTTTTCCAATCCGGGAGGATTGGAGATCCGCTTTATAGGAAATTTTGTCGCGCATCCAAAGGGACCAATTATATCCTTTGGTGGTCCTTATACAGGCACTTACGCTCTGATAAATCTGGATTCTTATCTACAGGATCATCCGGATCTCGTTTCCGATCTCAAAAATAGATTTTATGGAAAAGAAGAAATAAACGCAAAGGGAGCGGAGATCCATTTTCTAAAAAGATTTATCAAAGAAAATCGATCCCGATATTGGCAGGACATCGCAATCAAAAGGCTTCTTAGATTAGATCCTAAAACCAAAGAAGCTGCAATCAAAGCAAAGATCCCGATCCCTTCGCAAGACATAAACCAAGAGAACCCGATCCGAGAAAATTAAGATCTAAAATTTCTTTTCTCTACCCAATAGTTCAGCCAACAAAACGCCTGTAAGCACCAAACTACAACCGATCAAACCTGTTGCATCCAACCTTTCTTCTAAAGTGAAATAGGCGAGAATCGCGGAGAAGACCGGCTCCAAAGAAAAGATCAGCCCGGCTCTTGTAGGCGAGATCCCTTTTTGGTATTTTGTCTGCAAGAATGTTGTCCCCACCGAAGAGATCAGGCCGTTGTAAAACAATGCAGGCATTACCCTTGAGTCCATTTTGATAAACAAAGGTTCGAACTCGGTCCAATGTAAGATGAATGCTAAAAGAAAAGCGAATACGCTCGTCACCAATGTTTGGGACAGAAGTAGAATATCCAAAGGACAAGACTTACTCGCCTTATCCACATAGATAATATATAAGGAAAAGAAAAATGCTCCGCCTAAAGTAAGAATATCTCCCAAATGATATGATATTACTAATTTATGATCTTCTCCCACTGATTCTGCGGAAAGGAAGAATAGACCGAACATTACTACGATCACTCCGAGCAAGTTCCCCGAGCTGGGCATACGTTTTAAGAATAAAGTTTGTAAAATAGGGGTGATGACCACTAAGGTTCCGGTTAAAAAACCTGATTTAGTAGCGGTTGTGTATTTTAAACCTACAGTCTCGAATGCAAATCCCATAAACATCCAGAAGCCCAATAGAAACGCTAAGAAGTACAGAGATTTGTTCGTCTTCCAATCGGGATAAGATACCGGGTTCTTTCGGTTTTTAAGAATAATGTAAATTACAAAAACGAATGTTGCGATCGCGAAACGGATCCCTATGAACAAACAGGAAGAAATAGAAACTAAACTTAGTTTTGTAGCGGAGAAGGTCCCACCCCAGATCAAGGTGCAAAAGATCAAGGCGGCCTCATTCTTATATCTGGTCATGATCTTATTGAGCCGGAGCTTTTTTCCTTAAGATTATATCTATCGCTTTCCAGGATCTCCAAGTGGTTCCTTCCCAGTTCACAGTTTCATATCCTTCTTTTTCCACTTTCAATTTAATTCCACGTATCCCTGGAAAGGATTGGAAGAACATTCCATCTTCTTTACGAGAAGTCCTAACTTCTCCATGATAAAAAAGGACCTTGTCTAATTTGATATTTGCCGCTAATGGACTTCCATGTTCGTCTTTGATCTTGAAGTAAAGTTTACTTCCATCCGCAATTTCTTCTAAAAGGATTGTCCAGGCAGGTCTCAAAGATTCTAGGATTTTAGGAACATCCGAATAAGGCGGATTCAAATGAGAAGATTCTATTAAATAAGCAAGAGTTCCGTACTTAAAGAAATAATAATCTTGATCCACTCCATCCACGCCGTAGATATTTTTCTTAGCGCTGAAATTATGATTCGGGTTTTTACTCTCTACGGAAGAAGCGATCCTTTTGCCTAAATTCCAAACCAGATCAGGTTCCGGATTAGAAGTGCCGTCTATAGTGTACGGAACTAAAATACAATTTGCGAATGCATGGTAACTGATAGAAGCTGCAAACCTCTCCTTCTCCGCTAAATTCATCATAGCTTGTGTCTCAGGTTCGGAACCTGCATAAGGTCCTCTGAAAAATACGCTATTGGATACGGAAGAAGTTTGGTTCGATTTTGTTTTTCCCCAGAAGAACGGATAGTTACGATTTATATCCACTCCCGGATTATCTTTTTCAGTGATCTGTCCCCAGCCAGGATATCCATTCTTTCTTCCCATGGACATATTCTCATGCCAAAACACTCTGGACCCGTCAGGGTTCACGATCGGAACCACCCAGATCTTCAACTTTGCAAAAATATCTGAATACTTCTTCTTATGAGCTAATAGTTCGTATATCACATCATAACAATGTTCTACCGAAACAACTTCGTTAGAATGATGGGCACAATTGAATAGGACCGAAATTTTATCTTCGTCAGGAATATTCGTATCGGTGAGTAAGATTGCCGGGATCTCTCTTCCCCTCGCAGATTTTCCGATTATCTTGTATTGAGAATGTTTAGGAAAAAGACGATGCACCCAAAATAGATAATGAGAATTTAATATATTATCCTTATAACCTTTTTTGATATCCGCTAATGCAAAAATGGATTCGGATAAAGAATCCTGGTAATTGCCTGAATAATATTTAAAAGGCATTCCTTTTGCGATATTGATCCCTTCTTTAGGAAAACCGTAGACTTTTAGTTTTTCCTTATGGATCACTGCATAACTATGATCCTTCTCTATGAAAGTATAAGGCACTTCCCAAGAAGTGGCCTTCTCGAATTCTTCTCTGGCATTTTTATCTATTTTTAAAAGAACAGAGATAGATCCGTCGTTTAATGGTCTAGAAGGAATGGTTTCCCTAAGTATAGAACAGGAAACTATAGAGAAATAAAATAAGAAGCCGAGTAGAAAGACCCGAAGGAAGCCCGTCACAGTTTAAATTTCGGAAAGTGAATCGGAAAGAAAAGAAAGAATTCAGTGATTGAAAGGAATATTTATAGGCTTTATATGAGGAAGGAGACATTCAAAATTCGGGAAAAAGTAATACTCTTCCCCGAATCTGAAATGATGATTAGATTATTTTTTCTGCCAGAATTGGGAACGACCAATCAAGGAGAATCCTATATAACCGCGGACTTCTAATTTTTTTCCGCCCTCGGTTGCTTTTAGGCTGCATTTGTACCAGGTTCCGTCGTTCGGATCCAAGATACGTCCACCTGTCCATTTGTCTCCATCAGCCGTTAAACCTTTGATGATAACCATTCCTAAAATAGGTTTATCTTTTTCAGGTCCGTCACATTCGGTACAACGAGAAGGTTTTCCATCTTTATCGTTCGGCTCTATAAGACTTAGGATCTTTCCGAAAATTTTTCCGTCCTTCTCATAGATCTCAACTGTGGATTCTTCCTTAGTTCCCGCATCGTTGAATGTTCTCCATACTCCCGTAACAGGAGCAGGATCTGCGGAAAGACTGAATGCTCCCGCAAAGAATAAAGCGAATAAGAATATTGCATTGATTCTCTTCACACAATCACCTCGTTAAAATAGAAATAAACGGGGAGAATCCTCCCCGCTGCTTGGAATTTTATTTTTTAAGCCAAGTTTGAGTTCTACCGATCAAAGAAAAACCGATGAACCCTCTAACGTTCAATTTAGCACCACCGTCAGTGGCTTTTAATTTACATTTATATGTTTTGCCGTTGTTCGGATCCATGATGGTTCCGCCGGAATATTCATCATCGTCCAGGCTCAAACCTTTGATGATAACAAGACCGATAACAGGCTTGTCTTTATCAGCACCTTCACATTTGGTACAAACTTTCGGTTTACCATCTTTATCCAAAGGATCTCTTAAGCTGGCGATCTTTCCGTAAATTTTGCCACCTTGCTCATAAAGCTCTACTACGGACTTTTCTTTACCGTCTTCGTCATCAATGGTTTTCCATTTTCCGACTACTGGAAGCGCGTCAGCAAATGTGGATTCACCAACTAAAAACGCCGCCAAAACGACAAACAAAACGAGTGATTTTTTCATTTTTGATTAACCCCTTAACGTTTCTATTGAAATCGGTTATATTTAGTCTTGTTTGGAACCTAGCAAGCAAACTATTCTTTGAACCATTTTTTTTGCTCAAAAACCCGAATTTTGCAGAAAAGAAATAGGGTTTTACGCAAAAACATAGAGTCTTATAGGTTAATTTAGTAGAGAAATCACGGTTTATACCTGTTTTCTCATAGTATTTATTATGTTTTCGAATCGTTTTCTCCCCTATTTGAGAGTATCTCTAACCGTTCTTATCTCCTTATTTTTCCTATTTTATTGCTCTCAGGGAGATAAAGGTTCCAAAACAAACGATTTGATCGCGTTATCCTTACTTACAAACAGAGACCAAATCGCTGAGGCTTTGACATCGGCCATGGATCCAGTGTCAGGTTCTATGGAAGGTTTAAGCGGAGAAGGTACATCGGTTGCAATCCAAGGAAATCGTATTACTTGGCCGGAAAGGATCAGCTCTTTAGGACATCGACTTTGGAATAAAGGACCTGATCTAGGAGAACTAGAAGCTTATAATTTTTCATTCAACTGTTGGGGCGGAGGACATTACTCCAGACAAGTAGCTTCTACTGATACAAACGCATATGATTTCTTGGATTATATTTTGAATGGGAACAATCCTTCTTCTTCTTTTCTAGTTTCTAAAGAGTTCGGAAATTGTAAATTTTTACCTTTCAGCAATTGGGCGATCGACGGGCTGACTGAAAATATTTGGAGTAATCTTTCCGGTTCTTCTCCTTTCGTACAAAATGGTACGAATTTAAAAATCGGAGTTAACCGTACGATCCAAAACTCATCCCAAGGAATTTCAGTAAAGGTGACCGGAACAGGCGCACCTCTTTCCTACGCTGCAGGAACTCCGACAACCAACCAGGCATACTCCTTGACTTGGAATAATATTCTCACTGGAGCTTCTCCGGGAATTTCTTCTTACTCCCAAGACGTTTCCGTTTTAAGAGAAGGTTACTCCGGATCGGATCTTATTTTTTCCCACCAGGTTTCTTCCTTAAGTTCTTTGCAGTATGGCGCGGATAGAAGCGACTCTAATCCTTTATCCTGGTACCGTCTCTGGAGTGCGGGTTCCTTGCAAGTAGTCCATGTGGAGAAAAATTTCACACTAACTGTTTCCGTAGATGAACCTGTGAAATGGAAATACATAGATTGTCTTCCTAGGGCCGGAAAAGTATCCTTTACTTTGAGTGGGGATCTGACAGGAACCGGAACTATTTCCTTCTCCGGCGGCTCAGGCTATTATGTATACACAGTAACCGATTCCAATGGGAATAATTCTACGGAGCAGGGTAATCTAGACTTTTCCTCTTGCAGCGTCCCGCTTTTTATTCTCTAAAAATTTTCGGATCAAAAACTTTCGGAACGGGAAGAAGGTCCACTCTTCCCAGTCAATTTTTCTCTTGCATAAGAACCTGCCCGGCCGAATCCTCTTGGGAAAGGATTCTTCCAGGTTTGATGAGCTCATATTCCTTTCGTCCGGTCCATTTTATCATTTTATTTTTATCCATACTCTTTCTGATCGCTCCTCATATACTCGGCTCTCCCGACCCAAGCAAACCCTGCTACGGAAAAAAGATCAAAGGAATGCAATGTATTCCGGAAGGATATTTTATCCGGGGAAGTAATACCCACGATCCTGACGAAGCACCCGAACAAAAAATTTATCTCAGCGACTTCTTCATGGATCTTTACGAAGTCACAAATGAGGACTTCAGCAAATGTATAGAAGAAGGTTCCTGCAAAGATTGTCTATATAACGGGACCTGCGATTATATAGGTCCTGCTTATGGTGATCTATATTTAAAACCGAAACAACCGGTGCTTGGAGTGAGTTGGTATACCGCAAAAGAATATTGTGAATGGGTGGGAAAAAGGCTTCCGACGGAAGCGGAATGGGAGAAGGCCGCCAGAGGTCCGAAAGGAAATTTATTTCCATGGGGCAACAAACCTGCAAACTGTAAGTTAGCCGTCATCGAAGAGGACGAAAGAAAAGGTTGTGTATATAAAAAGATCAATCCTCCGAATTTAATGCCTACCGCTCCCGTAGGAAGCAGACCCGCAGGAGTTTACGGGTTATTCGATATGGCAGGTAATTCCTGGGAATGGGTCCAAGACTGGTACTCCGAAAATTACAAAGTATGCGGAGAAGCATGCAGCGGAAAAGATCCCAAAGGACCCTGCGAGGGAGAAGATAACTGTCCCGGCTTCGATAAAAAAACCTTAAAAGGCGGATCCTGGTGGTGGCCCTCAAGTTATGCAAGAGGCTCCAAAAGAAGGGCGCATGTTCCTCAAAATTACCCTGAATACCACCATTTTGGGTTCCGTTGTGCGAAAGACTCAGGTTAAAAAGCTATACAACGTACGGCACTCTTATAAACAAATGTAAGAAGCCAAAAATGGTTATGCGAAATGAAAACAAAAAATCTAAAGAAACCTATCGTTTCTATCTTGTTGGTCCTCCTGACGGGATGTGGAACTTCGGGCCCCGCTCCAATCACAGGATTAGAGACTCCATCTAC
Proteins encoded in this region:
- a CDS encoding DUF2147 domain-containing protein, with the protein product MKRINAIFLFALFFAGAFSLSADPAPVTGVWRTFNDAGTKEESTVEIYEKDGKIFGKILSLIEPNDKDGKPSRCTECDGPEKDKPILGMVIIKGLTADGDKWTGGRILDPNDGTWYKCSLKATEGGKKLEVRGYIGFSLIGRSQFWQKK
- a CDS encoding M14 family zinc carboxypeptidase, with translation MTGFLRVFLLGFLFYFSIVSCSILRETIPSRPLNDGSISVLLKIDKNAREEFEKATSWEVPYTFIEKDHSYAVIHKEKLKVYGFPKEGINIAKGMPFKYYSGNYQDSLSESIFALADIKKGYKDNILNSHYLFWVHRLFPKHSQYKIIGKSARGREIPAILLTDTNIPDEDKISVLFNCAHHSNEVVSVEHCYDVIYELLAHKKKYSDIFAKLKIWVVPIVNPDGSRVFWHENMSMGRKNGYPGWGQITEKDNPGVDINRNYPFFWGKTKSNQTSSVSNSVFFRGPYAGSEPETQAMMNLAEKERFAASISYHAFANCILVPYTIDGTSNPEPDLVWNLGKRIASSVESKNPNHNFSAKKNIYGVDGVDQDYYFFKYGTLAYLIESSHLNPPYSDVPKILESLRPAWTILLEEIADGSKLYFKIKDEHGSPLAANIKLDKVLFYHGEVRTSRKEDGMFFQSFPGIRGIKLKVEKEGYETVNWEGTTWRSWKAIDIILRKKAPAQ
- a CDS encoding methyl-accepting chemotaxis protein; this encodes MNRNLELERQGEVAANYLRIFLTIVFIFGTAFGLVWRSGIQAVLGYYIGGIVAYSFIIFFSIFVMKFFGYRPWLKYATVFMEFIGYAIVQAGYFGTEDQWKPNGILSPANYGIYFLILAGTIFRFNPRFTFITSTVLAVQFTAMAIALTILNPQLLTMGYDGMIRLRSPLVILMGVFLFAFGVTISYATKFVRRLVEEAQNAEERAIRNYTSAKEILHSSETVAEELRKSLIDVEDVARANEDSSRDLASMVEETSATLEQMGASIESIAKMAEQQDEFGDDTSTSIDKWKDQMVRVFEAVSFARSLGEGSAATAIEGEGTVRVALDVFSQFKGTVQEVSKILGVIQDLAGKTNLLSLNAAIEAARAGEAGKGFSVVAEEVSKLADSSSRNAKEIVKQIGALGEASDTSSEKFGELVQAFRELTSGIGSIGEALAQVGDSVDRQKSLSTEVEDKNKHIRDLSKEMKNSTLEQSNGAKQILNGIEYLSRRSMEMSEITEKLRTSLERLKGTSQSLTKTLEATKLE
- a CDS encoding formylglycine-generating enzyme family protein — translated: MSSYSFRPVHFIILFLSILFLIAPHILGSPDPSKPCYGKKIKGMQCIPEGYFIRGSNTHDPDEAPEQKIYLSDFFMDLYEVTNEDFSKCIEEGSCKDCLYNGTCDYIGPAYGDLYLKPKQPVLGVSWYTAKEYCEWVGKRLPTEAEWEKAARGPKGNLFPWGNKPANCKLAVIEEDERKGCVYKKINPPNLMPTAPVGSRPAGVYGLFDMAGNSWEWVQDWYSENYKVCGEACSGKDPKGPCEGEDNCPGFDKKTLKGGSWWWPSSYARGSKRRAHVPQNYPEYHHFGFRCAKDSG
- a CDS encoding DUF2147 domain-containing protein; this translates as MKKSLVLFVVLAAFLVGESTFADALPVVGKWKTIDDEDGKEKSVVELYEQGGKIYGKIASLRDPLDKDGKPKVCTKCEGADKDKPVIGLVIIKGLSLDDDEYSGGTIMDPNNGKTYKCKLKATDGGAKLNVRGFIGFSLIGRTQTWLKK
- a CDS encoding DMT family transporter; translated protein: MTRYKNEAALIFCTLIWGGTFSATKLSLVSISSCLFIGIRFAIATFVFVIYIILKNRKNPVSYPDWKTNKSLYFLAFLLGFWMFMGFAFETVGLKYTTATKSGFLTGTLVVITPILQTLFLKRMPSSGNLLGVIVVMFGLFFLSAESVGEDHKLVISYHLGDILTLGGAFFFSLYIIYVDKASKSCPLDILLLSQTLVTSVFAFLLAFILHWTEFEPLFIKMDSRVMPALFYNGLISSVGTTFLQTKYQKGISPTRAGLIFSLEPVFSAILAYFTLEERLDATGLIGCSLVLTGVLLAELLGREKKF